Within the Clostridium scatologenes genome, the region AGCAATAGATTATAAAAGTCACAGGATGCTTCATATATTTCTGGTGAATTATTTTTTTCTAATTCGTGAAAAATTAAGTTTTCAGCTTCATTATAATTTCCTTTTTTATATAAGCTTTTTAACACTATTTTAAATATGTCAATGGAACCCATTTGATCAATATTAATTGTTTCGCTGCT harbors:
- a CDS encoding DUF6483 family protein: MDYFEELMKGLGKIGAKVLFNKEEKSSETINIDQMGSIDIFKIVLKSLYKKGNYNEAENLIFHELEKNNSPEIYEASCDFYNLLLKKSDEELLKNNFSKEEIYQGLEDIKRFK